The following coding sequences lie in one Desulfovibrio sp. X2 genomic window:
- a CDS encoding pitrilysin family protein — MGRLEKVDRKDRAPLMSPLPPVGTTPQAGDTAPHLTVFENGFRVLVQRDTRFPLASVRLYVHAGSAWETAREAGISHLLEHMVFDGTKRRGPGEAAREIESAGGDMNAATSFDDTVYYANMPREHWRLGLDVIEDMAVHAAIDPDEFTRERKVVLSELEMDEDDPGHRQFQSLQALVWPGSVYGRPIIGTRETLAALTPRDLHAYVRRLYQPRSMLLVVVGDVNEAEVLEAAQQLFGGLRNTTIRPTAQELPLPLFTGPVARVEHGKFNKAYVSLAFPVPGLRRDQAVGLELLAQLLGGDNTSRLYRTWKYDKQMVDQVSADILTLERGGMFIVQATCDADKAEAFVRGVCDQLAHLDPASFTPEELSRARLNLEDDLFRSKETISGLASKLGYFTFFEDGPVSEDNYLFALRHTDTATLADVMHAYIRPDRLAMDLILPEAAASGTEGSGGSGATSGTAAPAPAPLTADALVAAAKASWPANAATTGTQAGTEAGAEAGSEAATAPGTAATPEVVRIGQDSVVLMPDTTLPYVSVDIAWQGGSSLEAKKSDGLSDFTARFLGKGVQGMDVIARQDFLADRAASLGAAARRDAFLVSADFPARFSKDLLPLIRKTVLEPTFPEDQLGRVRSEQTAAIKRREDQPLGLAFRHLFPFLFTGPGYGSLQMGTPESVRTLTAAEAKSFWERQRRAPFVMAVCGDFDREAVLGLAKELAAALGPVEPAPMPAPSWNAQRTDTLHLPGRNQAHILEIFPVPGLGSPETPALNVLKEALAGQSGLLFSDLRDKQGLGYSVTAMLWQTPATGFLAFYIGTEPAKAEQAKKGFDQVVARLHDSDLSNDEVARAVNILRGDYWRDRQSLASRSGEAAWLLTRGLPLDYNEKMIGEAAKVTPADLKALANKVLQPDKAYTFMVEP; from the coding sequence ATGGGACGCCTCGAAAAGGTCGACCGCAAGGACCGCGCGCCGCTCATGTCGCCCCTGCCGCCGGTGGGCACCACGCCCCAGGCCGGAGACACCGCGCCGCACCTGACCGTGTTCGAGAACGGCTTCCGCGTGCTCGTGCAGCGCGACACCCGCTTCCCCCTGGCCTCCGTGCGCCTCTACGTGCACGCGGGCTCGGCCTGGGAAACGGCGCGCGAGGCGGGCATCTCCCACCTGCTGGAGCACATGGTCTTCGACGGCACGAAGCGGCGCGGCCCGGGCGAGGCGGCGCGAGAGATCGAGAGCGCGGGCGGCGACATGAACGCGGCCACGAGCTTCGACGACACCGTCTACTACGCCAACATGCCGCGCGAGCACTGGCGCCTCGGCCTCGACGTCATCGAGGACATGGCCGTGCACGCGGCCATCGACCCGGACGAGTTCACCCGCGAGCGCAAGGTGGTCCTCTCCGAGCTGGAGATGGACGAGGACGATCCCGGCCACCGCCAGTTCCAGTCCCTGCAGGCCCTCGTCTGGCCGGGCTCGGTCTACGGCAGGCCCATCATCGGCACGCGCGAGACCCTGGCCGCCCTCACCCCGCGCGACCTGCACGCCTACGTGCGCCGCCTCTACCAACCCCGCTCCATGCTCCTCGTGGTCGTGGGCGACGTCAACGAGGCCGAGGTGCTCGAGGCCGCGCAGCAGCTCTTCGGCGGGCTGCGCAACACGACGATCCGGCCCACCGCCCAGGAGCTGCCCCTGCCCCTCTTCACCGGGCCCGTGGCCCGCGTGGAGCACGGCAAGTTCAACAAGGCCTACGTCTCCCTGGCCTTCCCGGTGCCCGGCCTCAGGCGCGACCAGGCCGTGGGGCTCGAGCTCCTGGCCCAGCTGCTCGGCGGCGACAACACCTCTCGCCTGTACCGCACCTGGAAGTACGACAAGCAGATGGTGGACCAGGTCTCGGCGGACATCCTGACGCTCGAGCGCGGCGGCATGTTCATCGTCCAGGCCACCTGCGACGCGGACAAGGCCGAGGCCTTCGTGCGCGGGGTCTGCGACCAGCTGGCCCACCTCGACCCGGCCTCCTTCACGCCCGAGGAGCTGTCCCGGGCGCGCCTGAACCTGGAGGACGACCTCTTCCGCTCCAAGGAGACCATCTCCGGCCTGGCCTCCAAGCTCGGCTACTTCACCTTCTTCGAGGACGGCCCGGTCTCCGAGGACAACTACCTCTTCGCCCTGCGCCACACGGACACCGCGACGCTTGCGGACGTGATGCACGCCTACATCCGGCCCGACCGCCTGGCCATGGACCTGATCCTGCCCGAAGCGGCAGCCTCAGGGACGGAGGGCTCCGGCGGGTCCGGCGCAACCTCCGGCACCGCCGCGCCCGCCCCGGCGCCCCTGACCGCGGACGCCCTGGTGGCCGCGGCCAAGGCCTCCTGGCCCGCGAACGCTGCCACGACGGGCACGCAGGCCGGGACCGAGGCGGGCGCGGAGGCCGGAAGCGAGGCCGCGACCGCGCCCGGCACGGCCGCCACGCCCGAAGTGGTGCGCATCGGCCAGGACAGCGTGGTGCTCATGCCCGACACCACCCTGCCCTACGTCTCCGTGGACATCGCCTGGCAGGGCGGCTCCTCCCTCGAGGCGAAGAAGAGCGACGGCCTCTCCGACTTCACGGCCCGCTTCCTGGGCAAGGGCGTGCAGGGCATGGACGTGATCGCGCGTCAGGACTTCCTGGCCGACCGCGCGGCCTCCCTGGGGGCCGCCGCGCGGCGCGACGCCTTCCTCGTCTCCGCGGACTTCCCGGCGCGCTTCAGCAAGGACCTCCTGCCGCTGATCAGGAAGACCGTGCTCGAACCCACCTTCCCCGAGGACCAGCTCGGCCGGGTGCGCAGCGAGCAGACAGCGGCCATCAAGCGCCGCGAGGACCAGCCCCTGGGGCTGGCCTTCCGCCACCTCTTCCCCTTCCTCTTCACCGGCCCGGGCTACGGCTCGCTGCAGATGGGCACGCCCGAGAGCGTGCGCACCCTGACCGCGGCCGAAGCCAAGTCCTTCTGGGAACGCCAGCGCCGCGCGCCCTTCGTCATGGCCGTGTGCGGCGACTTCGACCGCGAGGCCGTGCTCGGCCTGGCCAAGGAACTCGCCGCCGCGCTCGGCCCCGTCGAGCCCGCGCCCATGCCCGCGCCCTCCTGGAACGCGCAGCGCACGGACACCCTGCACCTGCCCGGCCGAAACCAGGCGCACATCCTGGAGATCTTCCCGGTGCCCGGCCTCGGCTCGCCCGAGACCCCGGCCCTCAACGTGCTCAAGGAAGCCCTGGCGGGCCAGAGCGGCCTGCTCTTCAGCGACCTGCGCGACAAGCAGGGGCTCGGCTACTCGGTCACGGCCATGCTCTGGCAGACCCCGGCCACGGGCTTCCTGGCCTTCTACATCGGCACGGAACCGGCCAAGGCCGAACAGGCCAAAAAGGGCTTCGACCAGGTCGTCGCCCGCCTGCACGACTCCGATCTCTCGAACGACGAGGTGGCGCGCGCCGTGAACATCCTGCGCGGCGACTACTGGCGCGACCGCCAGTCCCTGGCCAGCCGCTCGGGCGAGGCGGCCTGGCTGCTCACCCGCGGCCTGCCGCTCGACTACAACGAGAAGATGATCGGCGAAGCCGCGAAGGTCACGCCAGCGGACCTGAAAGCCCTGGCCAACAAGGTGCTGCAGCCCGACAAGGCCTACACCTTCATGGTCGAGCCGTAA